One part of the Armatimonadota bacterium genome encodes these proteins:
- a CDS encoding ABC transporter permease produces the protein MKATLKKIDFQRDGVLIAFVLFAVFAVFRWGDVFQKPDTWRNLLCSNADVGILAVGMTLVIIGGGIDLSVGSLLALAGVLGIQQMGSGPVWVGVLWMVGTAATLGLAQGVVVTWGRVAPFVATLVGLLVFRSSALTLSKGGTVVSQNPALADLTSKGFPIPGLATFSGKPLMVFWSGVLFVAVALVAGFLLNQTPYGRRLVAVGSNERAAKYSAVNVGAIRVWSFVLMGVCAGLAAWVYASKLNSVPSQNAGNLYELESIAAVVIGGTSLRGGQGRIWGTVVGVLILGMIGNILIAAEVDTYLQGIVKGAIILFAVLIARGKKTD, from the coding sequence ATGAAAGCGACGTTGAAGAAAATCGACTTCCAGCGCGACGGCGTTTTGATCGCCTTTGTGCTTTTTGCCGTCTTCGCCGTGTTCCGGTGGGGAGATGTTTTCCAAAAGCCCGACACGTGGCGAAACCTGCTTTGCAGCAACGCTGACGTGGGGATTCTTGCGGTCGGCATGACCCTCGTCATCATCGGGGGCGGGATCGACCTCAGTGTGGGCAGCCTGCTTGCCCTGGCCGGAGTCCTCGGCATCCAGCAGATGGGGTCGGGGCCGGTCTGGGTAGGCGTTCTGTGGATGGTCGGCACGGCGGCAACGTTGGGGTTGGCTCAGGGGGTCGTGGTCACTTGGGGGAGGGTTGCGCCGTTTGTGGCGACTTTGGTCGGGTTGCTCGTTTTCCGCTCCTCGGCATTGACCTTGTCCAAAGGCGGGACGGTGGTCTCCCAAAACCCGGCTTTGGCCGATTTGACATCGAAAGGATTTCCAATTCCAGGGTTGGCGACATTTTCTGGCAAGCCGCTTATGGTGTTCTGGTCTGGGGTTTTGTTTGTGGCGGTGGCCTTGGTGGCCGGGTTTTTGTTGAATCAGACTCCATACGGCCGCCGACTGGTTGCCGTCGGTAGCAACGAGAGGGCGGCAAAATATTCCGCCGTCAACGTGGGTGCAATTCGGGTTTGGAGCTTTGTCCTGATGGGGGTCTGTGCCGGATTGGCGGCTTGGGTATATGCCTCTAAGTTGAATTCGGTGCCCAGTCAAAATGCCGGAAACTTGTATGAGTTGGAGTCCATCGCAGCCGTGGTGATCGGGGGGACGAGCCTGCGAGGCGGTCAGGGGCGCATCTGGGGGACCGTCGTGGGAGTTTTGATTTTGGGGATGATCGGAAACATTCTGATTGCGGCAGAAGTTGACACCTACCTCCAGGGGATCGTCAAAGGCGCGATCATCCTTTTCGCCGTGTTGATTGCCCGGGGCAAGAAAACAGATTGA
- a CDS encoding substrate-binding domain-containing protein, giving the protein MKGWMWSGMAAAAALMLTGCANNAPGTDDSSLPAKEGTSNSGGAAPAKKFKIAVSIPTADHGWTAGVVDWANKTAKEISADADVQVFASESAADQAAKLDTIATQGFDGLVILSFDPAAVTPSVKKNRDSFKYVVSVDRGLTEPIADVWMRGDNVKFGTEAGNFMAEKLAGKGNILVLRGISGPVDNDRVKGFQDVMAKFPGIKVLDMQPADWDQAKANKTVQAMLIKHKNVDAIWAADDDMALGAEAALKEAGMDKVWIVGGGGSHVVVKRVMDGDPVFPATVTYSPMMIALSIKRCLEDLKAGKTSSGTQVDEVLPVDLVKPDNAKDHYFPDSVY; this is encoded by the coding sequence ATGAAAGGCTGGATGTGGTCTGGAATGGCGGCGGCTGCCGCGCTGATGCTCACCGGGTGTGCCAACAACGCCCCCGGTACCGATGATTCGAGCTTGCCGGCTAAAGAGGGAACCTCTAACTCCGGCGGAGCGGCACCGGCCAAAAAGTTTAAGATCGCCGTCAGCATCCCCACCGCCGACCACGGTTGGACTGCCGGGGTTGTGGACTGGGCAAACAAAACTGCCAAGGAGATCTCTGCCGATGCGGATGTCCAGGTTTTTGCCAGCGAATCCGCGGCTGACCAAGCGGCCAAGCTCGACACGATTGCAACCCAAGGGTTTGACGGGTTGGTCATTTTGAGCTTTGACCCCGCCGCCGTTACGCCATCGGTAAAAAAGAACCGTGATTCCTTCAAGTATGTGGTCAGCGTCGACCGGGGTCTGACAGAACCCATCGCTGATGTCTGGATGCGGGGCGACAACGTCAAGTTCGGGACGGAAGCGGGCAACTTTATGGCCGAAAAGCTGGCCGGGAAAGGGAACATCTTGGTGTTGCGCGGGATCAGCGGGCCTGTCGATAACGACCGCGTCAAAGGTTTCCAAGACGTGATGGCCAAGTTCCCCGGCATCAAAGTGTTGGATATGCAGCCAGCGGATTGGGATCAGGCCAAAGCAAACAAGACCGTCCAAGCAATGCTGATCAAACATAAGAACGTCGATGCCATTTGGGCCGCCGACGACGATATGGCCCTCGGTGCCGAAGCAGCTCTGAAGGAAGCGGGCATGGACAAGGTTTGGATTGTCGGAGGGGGCGGCAGCCACGTCGTGGTGAAACGGGTCATGGATGGCGACCCGGTGTTCCCGGCCACGGTCACCTATTCGCCAATGATGATCGCCTTGAGCATCAAACGGTGCCTTGAAGACCTGAAAGCCGGAAAGACCTCGTCGGGCACGCAAGTGGACGAGGTTCTGCCGGTCGATTTGGTCAAGCCAGACAACGCCAAAGACCACTATTTCCCCGATTCCGTGTATTGA
- a CDS encoding TlpA family protein disulfide reductase, with translation MLTAAVSVALALGLTQETYPSTTVQKNLYAAVDLRGKKAPEFAFGQVVQGTVPELKGKVVLVDFWATWCGPCRAFSPKLNEWAKKFGSDLVIVGVSDEPDSTLTPFLKEHAADYIVTSDPAKTMSKAIGVKGIPHTLVISADHVVRYQGFPNDSADPLTTEKLALIIKLSKQAAQ, from the coding sequence ATGTTGACCGCCGCCGTTTCGGTTGCCCTGGCCTTGGGATTAACCCAGGAAACTTATCCATCGACGACCGTTCAAAAGAACCTGTATGCCGCCGTTGACTTGCGGGGCAAAAAGGCACCGGAGTTCGCGTTTGGCCAAGTCGTGCAAGGCACGGTCCCCGAACTCAAAGGCAAAGTCGTCCTCGTCGATTTTTGGGCGACGTGGTGCGGCCCGTGCCGGGCGTTTTCACCCAAGCTCAACGAATGGGCAAAAAAATTCGGCAGCGACCTAGTCATTGTGGGAGTCAGTGACGAGCCGGATTCCACCCTCACACCGTTTCTCAAGGAACATGCTGCCGACTACATCGTCACTTCGGATCCGGCAAAGACGATGAGCAAGGCCATCGGTGTCAAAGGCATCCCGCATACCCTAGTCATCTCTGCCGACCACGTGGTGAGGTACCAAGGTTTTCCTAACGACTCGGCAGACCCGTTGACGACCGAAAAACTAGCGCTGATCATAAAACTCAGCAAACAAGCTGCGCAATAA
- a CDS encoding DUF664 domain-containing protein: MEDFAATRALSRGRFTDAVTGLSEGQLNYRLHPNALTIGEMAIHVAGVEVSFASQLLDGPLDSFENRLKAAATDGAVNDLPFPFEANEITPELVARALEVADTWIQRLYATGHELRSKEIKSALGPMISGEGAYARLGFHPGYHHGQAYLIMTSPNFPEK, encoded by the coding sequence ATGGAAGATTTTGCTGCGACAAGGGCCCTCAGCCGAGGGCGGTTCACCGATGCCGTGACTGGCCTTTCGGAGGGACAGCTCAACTACCGGTTGCACCCCAACGCCCTCACCATCGGCGAAATGGCGATCCATGTCGCGGGGGTAGAAGTCTCGTTTGCCAGCCAGCTGTTGGATGGACCGCTAGACAGTTTTGAGAACCGGCTCAAAGCGGCAGCGACCGATGGTGCAGTCAACGACCTGCCATTCCCATTTGAGGCCAACGAAATCACGCCGGAATTGGTTGCCAGAGCCCTCGAGGTCGCCGATACATGGATCCAAAGGCTCTACGCCACGGGCCATGAATTGAGGAGTAAGGAGATCAAGTCCGCACTAGGACCGATGATCTCGGGCGAGGGAGCCTATGCCCGGCTTGGGTTCCACCCGGGTTACCACCATGGGCAGGCGTATTTGATCATGACGTCGCCAAATTTCCCCGAAAAATGA
- a CDS encoding endonuclease/exonuclease/phosphatase family protein — MDCRLAVMTYNIRYGLADDGTDSWPFRKDALIQVIRNNAPDILGVQEALLFQINEIARALPGYCWYGVGREDGGAKGEHCPIFSRYPMSNTRTIWISDDPDAPGSLGPGADLPRIITVATVDCQGTKITLANTHLDHQSERAREIGAKMLADCQPDIAMGDFNCLRAHSPVQQLVATGFDCVNPAGQGQGTFNGFDPLGNGGEIDFIFHNHGFVATSAKIDRTLRPDGRTPSDHYPVVAELCFTG; from the coding sequence GTGGATTGCCGGCTGGCCGTGATGACCTACAACATCCGTTACGGGCTGGCCGATGACGGGACAGATTCCTGGCCGTTCCGGAAGGATGCGTTAATCCAGGTCATCCGGAACAACGCCCCAGACATCCTGGGTGTGCAAGAAGCTTTGCTATTTCAAATCAATGAAATCGCTAGAGCCTTGCCCGGGTATTGCTGGTACGGAGTGGGCCGCGAGGATGGGGGCGCGAAAGGGGAACACTGCCCCATTTTTTCCCGCTACCCCATGTCGAATACCCGGACAATTTGGATCAGCGATGATCCAGACGCGCCAGGCTCGCTTGGTCCTGGGGCCGACCTTCCCCGCATCATCACGGTGGCAACGGTCGATTGCCAGGGAACAAAGATCACGTTGGCGAACACCCATTTGGACCACCAGTCAGAAAGGGCAAGGGAAATCGGGGCGAAAATGCTGGCCGATTGCCAACCCGACATCGCCATGGGGGATTTCAATTGCCTGAGAGCCCATTCGCCTGTCCAACAGTTGGTGGCTACAGGGTTCGACTGTGTCAATCCGGCGGGGCAGGGCCAGGGGACGTTCAACGGATTCGATCCCCTTGGAAACGGCGGCGAGATTGACTTCATTTTCCATAACCACGGATTTGTTGCCACGTCGGCAAAAATCGACCGCACCCTGCGCCCAGATGGCCGGACTCCAAGCGACCACTACCCGGTTGTTGCAGAGCTTTGCTTCACGGGTTGA
- a CDS encoding formylglycine-generating enzyme family protein: protein MGKTDGLADSQPVHVVSLDGFWISKTEVTNSQFAKFIQATGYVTTAEKAPRPEDFPDANPELLVPGALVFSGRKWHYRPGADWRHPTGPNSDIGGLANHPVVNVSYEDALAYCQWAGGTLPTEAQFEYAERGGLEGREFAWGDIQNPDGKEMANIWQGEFPAKNLKRDGFLGTAPVGSFPPNGYGLSDMSGNVWEWCLDWYDETYYARSPGRNPVNTEKPISPEPSRVTRGGSFLCSDNYCLGYRPGARMKTTPDTGLFHTGFRCVVNP from the coding sequence ATGGGCAAGACAGATGGCCTTGCCGATTCCCAGCCGGTGCACGTTGTTTCGCTCGACGGGTTCTGGATCTCGAAGACGGAAGTCACCAACTCCCAGTTCGCAAAGTTCATACAAGCAACCGGCTATGTCACGACGGCTGAAAAGGCCCCGCGACCCGAAGATTTCCCGGATGCCAACCCGGAACTCCTTGTGCCGGGGGCACTTGTTTTTTCTGGGCGCAAGTGGCACTACCGCCCCGGGGCGGATTGGCGCCATCCGACCGGGCCAAATTCAGATATCGGTGGATTGGCAAACCACCCGGTCGTCAATGTCAGCTATGAGGACGCCCTTGCCTACTGCCAGTGGGCCGGCGGCACTTTGCCGACGGAAGCGCAATTCGAATACGCGGAACGCGGCGGACTCGAAGGACGAGAGTTTGCCTGGGGGGACATCCAAAACCCGGATGGAAAAGAGATGGCGAACATCTGGCAGGGTGAATTTCCGGCCAAAAACCTCAAAAGGGATGGGTTCCTGGGCACTGCACCGGTCGGGTCGTTCCCACCAAACGGCTATGGTCTTTCGGATATGAGTGGCAACGTCTGGGAGTGGTGTTTGGATTGGTACGACGAGACCTATTACGCCCGGTCACCCGGTCGGAACCCGGTTAACACAGAAAAGCCAATATCCCCGGAACCGAGCCGGGTCACGCGCGGAGGATCGTTCCTGTGCAGCGACAATTACTGTCTGGGCTACCGGCCGGGAGCCCGGATGAAAACGACCCCGGACACCGGCCTCTTTCATACCGGATTCCGGTGCGTGGTCAACCCGTGA
- the flhA gene encoding flagellar biosynthesis protein FlhA, which translates to MAPKCAYWDMDKLGRLFKNTDLILGLGMILVVGMLILPLPDFILDTGLVVAMAASVVIMLTAVNVKEPLHFSVFPSLLVVTTLLRVSLSIAATKLILGTGSAGHVIETFGEFVLGGNFVVGFISFIILMIVQFVVITQGSTRVSEVVARFTLDAMPGKQMAIDADLASGLIDESQARERRKSVKAEADFYGAMDGASKFVKGDAIASLLIIIVNIIGGFIMGFMRGEGDVMAILGSYAMLSVGEGMVSQIPALLISTSAGLLVTRNGQESGMANSMFGQLLNQPRVLATAGGAMSLFAFVPGFPTIIFLGMGGLLFALSRLADKNPSFKRMLSGEPEPVAAAPETQAPPATGPEQVMALVNVDPIEIEIGYGLTKLADVRSGGDLSDRVGATRRQIATELGYVMPSVRIRDNAVLKPNDYVIKIRGESVAHATAFPNEYLAIDSGTVLQQVAGTPTTEPVFQLPALWIEPGQREMAERNGYTVVEPAAMMTTHLTEVIKSHAAELLSRQEASKLVENTKSINETVVNELEPAGLGTGDVQKVLQHLLRERVPIRDMVTILETMADFAGRIKDMEQMGELVRSAIARTITRQFADERGALHCLTLEPPLEHAVTEAIQHTAAGASLALEPELARQLTEDVRGALDQAHANGIQPVLICSTQVRLPLRKHLDRNGVQIPVMAYNEVAANADVEFVGQIGLDADAASSASVA; encoded by the coding sequence ATGGCGCCCAAGTGCGCCTATTGGGACATGGACAAGCTGGGCCGACTGTTTAAGAACACAGACCTGATATTGGGGCTCGGCATGATCCTTGTTGTCGGGATGCTCATCCTGCCATTGCCGGATTTCATTCTGGACACCGGATTGGTGGTTGCAATGGCGGCGAGCGTCGTCATTATGCTCACCGCGGTCAATGTCAAAGAACCGCTCCACTTCAGTGTCTTCCCCTCCCTGCTAGTCGTCACGACCCTGTTGCGGGTTTCGTTGAGTATTGCGGCGACCAAACTGATCCTGGGTACCGGTTCCGCCGGGCATGTCATCGAAACCTTCGGTGAATTCGTCTTGGGCGGAAACTTCGTCGTTGGGTTCATCAGCTTCATCATTCTGATGATCGTCCAATTCGTGGTCATCACCCAAGGTTCGACCCGGGTTTCGGAGGTTGTCGCCCGATTCACCCTGGATGCGATGCCCGGTAAACAAATGGCGATCGACGCCGATTTGGCCAGCGGGTTGATCGACGAATCCCAAGCCCGTGAACGGCGCAAATCGGTGAAGGCCGAGGCCGACTTTTATGGGGCCATGGATGGGGCGAGCAAGTTTGTAAAGGGCGACGCCATCGCCAGCCTGCTCATCATCATCGTCAACATCATCGGCGGGTTCATCATGGGCTTCATGCGCGGCGAAGGGGATGTGATGGCCATCCTTGGCAGCTATGCCATGCTTAGCGTCGGCGAAGGCATGGTCAGCCAGATCCCCGCTCTGCTCATCTCCACTTCGGCCGGTTTGCTGGTCACCCGCAACGGGCAAGAATCCGGGATGGCCAATTCCATGTTCGGGCAGTTGCTGAACCAACCGCGGGTTTTGGCGACAGCCGGCGGGGCGATGAGCCTGTTCGCCTTTGTGCCGGGTTTTCCGACGATCATCTTCCTCGGCATGGGCGGCCTGTTGTTCGCCCTCAGCCGTTTGGCCGATAAGAACCCCAGTTTCAAGCGCATGCTTTCCGGTGAGCCAGAACCCGTTGCTGCGGCTCCAGAAACTCAAGCACCGCCGGCGACCGGGCCCGAACAGGTGATGGCCCTGGTTAACGTCGACCCGATTGAAATCGAAATCGGATATGGGCTGACCAAGCTCGCCGACGTGCGGTCAGGTGGGGATTTGAGCGACCGGGTCGGTGCCACCCGCCGACAAATCGCGACCGAATTGGGCTATGTCATGCCGAGCGTCCGCATTCGCGACAACGCCGTGCTCAAGCCCAACGACTACGTCATCAAAATTAGAGGAGAATCGGTGGCTCACGCCACCGCGTTCCCCAACGAATACTTGGCCATCGATAGCGGCACCGTGCTCCAGCAAGTTGCCGGAACCCCGACGACCGAACCGGTTTTCCAACTGCCCGCACTTTGGATCGAACCGGGCCAGCGCGAAATGGCCGAACGGAACGGATACACGGTGGTCGAACCCGCCGCCATGATGACAACCCACTTGACGGAAGTCATCAAATCACACGCCGCCGAACTCTTGAGCCGACAAGAAGCTTCAAAACTCGTCGAGAACACAAAGTCCATCAACGAAACGGTGGTCAACGAACTAGAGCCAGCCGGACTCGGAACCGGCGATGTTCAAAAGGTCTTGCAGCACTTGCTGCGCGAACGCGTGCCCATCCGGGACATGGTGACGATCTTGGAGACTATGGCCGATTTCGCCGGGAGGATCAAAGATATGGAGCAAATGGGCGAGCTGGTGCGCAGCGCCATCGCACGAACAATCACCCGGCAATTTGCCGACGAACGCGGTGCCCTCCATTGCCTGACTTTGGAGCCCCCGCTGGAGCATGCCGTGACCGAGGCGATCCAACACACCGCGGCGGGAGCAAGCTTGGCCCTGGAGCCCGAACTCGCCCGGCAATTGACCGAAGACGTCCGCGGAGCCCTCGACCAGGCCCACGCCAATGGCATCCAACCGGTGCTGATCTGCAGCACCCAAGTCCGCCTACCCTTGCGGAAGCACCTCGACCGCAATGGGGTTCAAATCCCCGTCATGGCCTACAACGAGGTCGCTGCTAATGCCGATGTTGAGTTTGTTGGCCAAATCGGACTTGACGCAGATGCCGCGTCTTCGGCATCGGTGGCTTAA
- a CDS encoding HAD family hydrolase — protein MLVPQFADVKAVFFDLDDTLCGYWDAAKSALRKAFADHPEHGHDPERLMQEWSIAFRSFVETIGKTHWYEKYCDSGEITRVELMRRTLDRLDIFDDELAYRLSFTYHVERQAALELFPEALEVLQALKQDYPLGIITNGPADIQRLELEKLQITSFFDHIFIEGEHRIGKPDERIFRMAEESVGLPPEQLLFVGNSYGHDIKPAQAFGWKTAWIRRPSDVPPSSASGRPDALPESAVPPDLTITDLRELLS, from the coding sequence ATGCTCGTCCCCCAGTTCGCCGATGTCAAAGCCGTCTTCTTCGACCTCGACGACACCCTATGCGGGTATTGGGACGCGGCCAAATCGGCCTTGCGGAAAGCCTTTGCCGACCATCCCGAGCACGGACACGACCCAGAACGGCTGATGCAAGAATGGTCGATCGCCTTCCGCTCATTTGTCGAGACAATCGGCAAAACCCATTGGTACGAAAAGTATTGCGATAGTGGGGAGATCACCCGGGTGGAGCTGATGCGCCGCACACTTGACCGGCTCGATATCTTCGATGACGAACTCGCCTACCGTTTGAGTTTCACCTACCATGTCGAACGCCAAGCCGCCCTCGAGCTGTTCCCCGAAGCCCTTGAAGTCTTGCAGGCCCTAAAGCAGGATTACCCCCTGGGGATCATCACCAACGGACCCGCCGACATCCAGCGCTTAGAGCTTGAAAAACTGCAGATCACGTCCTTCTTCGACCATATTTTCATTGAGGGTGAGCACCGAATCGGCAAGCCGGACGAGCGGATTTTCCGCATGGCCGAAGAATCGGTCGGCCTCCCCCCGGAACAGCTCCTCTTTGTGGGTAACAGCTATGGGCACGACATCAAACCCGCCCAGGCCTTTGGGTGGAAGACGGCGTGGATCCGCCGCCCATCGGATGTGCCGCCATCGAGCGCATCTGGCCGCCCGGACGCCTTGCCCGAATCGGCAGTTCCGCCGGATTTGACGATCACTGACTTGCGCGAACTACTCTCTTGA
- a CDS encoding aspartate ammonia-lyase, with translation MSTRIEKDSLGDVQVPADAYWGSQAERSRHLFQISGLTEHPKMIDAYILLKKACAVANGELGLLDQSQAGAIAQAADEILGGKLRDQFPVDVFHMGAGTSFNMNCNEVLANRAEEILGGNKGEYKLVGSNDHVNYGQSTNDTFPTAMRIMARLMMEPLFEQVDRLEAALAAKGVEFDGILKSGRTHLQDAVPIRLGQEFAAYAASIKRARGWLEKAAWELEELGIGGSAAGTGLNTHPEYRFRVVELLNGYTGLPFRAAGDLREAMQSQLCMAALASGLRIFCLELTRITNDLRLLCSGPLTGLAEITLPPVQPGSSIMPGKVNPSMAENMNLVLFQVLGQCQSLDYCVQAGQLELNVMMPGMAFSAQFSLQILANAIDTYVDNCIVGITANADRCRHYAETSPSLATALNAFVGYKVAADVVKKSLASGKPIPQVVREEGLLDEETLTKALDPALLTEPGIPGH, from the coding sequence ATGTCCACCCGGATCGAGAAAGACAGCCTCGGCGATGTGCAAGTTCCCGCCGACGCCTATTGGGGCAGCCAAGCCGAACGGAGTCGCCACCTGTTTCAGATTAGCGGCCTGACCGAGCATCCCAAGATGATCGATGCCTACATCTTGCTGAAAAAGGCGTGCGCGGTCGCCAACGGCGAGCTCGGGTTGCTCGACCAATCGCAAGCCGGAGCCATCGCCCAAGCGGCCGATGAAATCCTTGGCGGCAAGCTCCGCGACCAGTTCCCGGTCGACGTCTTCCATATGGGTGCCGGGACAAGTTTCAACATGAACTGCAACGAGGTTTTGGCCAACCGGGCCGAAGAGATACTCGGCGGAAACAAAGGCGAATACAAACTCGTGGGCAGCAACGACCACGTCAACTACGGGCAAAGCACCAACGACACCTTTCCAACCGCTATGCGCATCATGGCGCGCCTCATGATGGAACCGCTCTTTGAACAGGTCGACCGCTTGGAAGCTGCCCTCGCGGCCAAGGGAGTCGAATTCGACGGGATCTTGAAATCGGGCCGAACCCACCTGCAAGATGCCGTCCCCATCCGGTTGGGTCAAGAGTTCGCCGCCTATGCCGCCAGCATCAAGCGGGCGCGGGGGTGGCTGGAAAAAGCAGCTTGGGAGTTGGAGGAGCTCGGTATCGGCGGTTCGGCCGCCGGGACGGGGCTCAACACCCACCCGGAATACCGGTTCCGAGTTGTGGAGTTGCTCAACGGCTATACCGGTCTTCCGTTCCGAGCCGCCGGCGACCTGCGAGAGGCGATGCAGAGCCAACTGTGCATGGCGGCCCTTGCTTCGGGTTTGAGGATCTTTTGCTTGGAACTCACCCGGATCACCAATGACCTGCGCCTGCTTTGCAGTGGCCCGCTCACCGGGCTGGCCGAAATCACCCTGCCTCCGGTGCAACCGGGAAGTTCGATCATGCCGGGCAAAGTCAACCCGAGCATGGCCGAGAATATGAATTTGGTGCTCTTCCAAGTGCTGGGGCAATGCCAGTCGCTGGATTATTGTGTGCAAGCGGGTCAGCTTGAGCTAAACGTGATGATGCCCGGGATGGCCTTTAGCGCCCAGTTCAGTTTGCAGATCCTTGCCAACGCCATCGACACTTATGTCGACAACTGCATCGTGGGGATCACCGCCAACGCCGACCGCTGCCGGCACTATGCCGAAACAAGCCCGAGTTTGGCGACCGCCCTCAACGCCTTTGTCGGTTACAAGGTGGCGGCGGATGTGGTCAAAAAATCTTTGGCAAGCGGGAAGCCGATCCCGCAAGTTGTCAGGGAAGAAGGGCTGTTGGACGAGGAGACCTTGACCAAAGCTTTGGATCCCGCCTTGCTGACGGAGCCGGGCATCCCTGGTCATTGA
- a CDS encoding trypsin-like peptidase domain-containing protein: MRKNQLTLVGGALLLLPVAAQAITMRSDYTDAQAIAYGAESQFQSVGQCSGASGVLIAPNWVLTAYHVAGGFSGNPSGATFTIGGNTYNGAQVVNLAPAGMSAIDAIVNGLDLTLIRLSTPVVGITPAQLYMGNSERGNLLSAVGFGLGGNGNTGQVPGTGGIKRAMRNKIDEYFVATGNPGEIDISPDRTGLFASDFDSNLPGNNSLGTQDWVDYEGNLASGDSGGGVFIEENGQFWLAGVNSAIGGGAGYGDVSFFTSAGFSRQWIQDTTGVPEPGTMALIGIAAVAALRKRNRK; this comes from the coding sequence ATGAGGAAAAACCAGTTGACCCTCGTTGGAGGGGCGTTGCTTTTGTTGCCCGTTGCCGCCCAAGCCATCACGATGCGTAGCGATTACACGGATGCTCAGGCCATCGCTTATGGCGCCGAATCACAATTCCAGTCGGTTGGGCAGTGCTCCGGGGCGAGCGGGGTTCTCATTGCCCCCAATTGGGTGCTGACGGCTTACCATGTGGCTGGCGGATTCTCCGGCAATCCAAGCGGCGCAACCTTCACAATCGGCGGTAATACGTACAACGGAGCCCAAGTGGTCAATCTCGCCCCCGCTGGTATGAGTGCGATCGACGCCATTGTGAACGGGCTCGACCTCACCCTGATCCGCCTGAGCACCCCGGTGGTTGGGATCACGCCAGCCCAACTTTACATGGGCAACAGCGAGCGGGGGAACCTGCTCTCGGCCGTCGGATTTGGGCTGGGAGGGAACGGCAACACCGGCCAGGTGCCGGGGACCGGCGGAATCAAGCGGGCCATGCGCAACAAGATCGACGAATATTTTGTCGCGACCGGCAACCCGGGGGAAATCGACATTTCGCCGGATCGCACCGGGCTTTTTGCCAGCGACTTCGATAGCAACTTGCCGGGCAACAACTCGTTGGGCACCCAGGATTGGGTCGATTACGAAGGCAACTTGGCCTCGGGCGATTCTGGCGGCGGTGTTTTCATCGAAGAAAACGGCCAGTTTTGGCTCGCCGGGGTCAATTCAGCGATCGGTGGCGGTGCTGGTTATGGCGACGTCAGTTTCTTCACGAGTGCCGGCTTCAGCCGGCAATGGATCCAGGACACGACCGGCGTACCTGAACCGGGCACGATGGCGCTGATTGGAATCGCCGCCGTTGCCGCCCTAAGAAAGCGGAACCGTAAATAG